Within Pelotomaculum schinkii, the genomic segment TGAATAGTATCATGAGGACCAAAGATCAATAACTGATCAGGAAATGCTTTCGAATGCTCCCCTATGGCAATTGTCATTTCCCCACCTCATTTCCATATACACCAATATATTCCATATTTGGTAAATGCGTAACTCTGTACTAGCCTACTACTTGTTAATACTCACTGGCATCCCCTCATAATTGAACAACATGCCTATTTCATCCGTATAAACCGGTCAAAAGTATCCAGAACATAATTAATCTCTTTTTGGCCCAGCCCGGGATATACACCAATCCAAAATGTCCGTTCCATGATCAGGTCGGTGTTTTTCAGTTCCCCCGCCATCCTGTAATGGACACCCTGAAAGGCGGGCTGTTTTAAAATATTGCCGGCAAAAAGCAATCTGGTGCGAATATGGTTATTTTCCAGGTGCTGTACCAGCTGCTGCCGGGTAAAAGGGGCTCCGGCGCGGACGGTCAAAGGAAAGCCAAACCAGCACGGATCAGTATTTTCCGTGGCTTTTGGAAGGATCAAGACATCTTCATAATTTTGTAAGCCAGTATACAGCTGTTGAAAGTTTTTCCTGCGTATGCCGGCAAAATCAGCTAATTTAGCCAGTTGCGCCACTCCGACAGCTGCCTGCATATCAGTTATTTTCAAGTTGTACCCGAAGTGGGAATAGGTATATTTATGGTCGTAACCGCTGGGAAGCTCCCCCAGTTGGCACGCAAACCTCCGGCCACAGGTGTTATCCTTGCCCGGCGGGCACCAGCAGTCCCTCCCCCAGTCCCGGAAAGACTCGACAACACGCTTTAACTGCGGGGTGCTGGTTAGCACCGCTCCCCCCTCACCCGTGGTAATGTGATGGGCGGGGTAGAAGCTGAGGGTGGACAAATCCCCGAAGGTGCCGGTATACCTGCCTTTGTAAGTTGAACCAAGGGCGTCGCAGTTATCCTCAATGAGCCAGAGATGGTGTTTCCGGGCTATTTCCGTCACGGCATCCAGGTTGAAAGGGTTGCCCAAG encodes:
- the rfbH gene encoding lipopolysaccharide biosynthesis protein RfbH, whose translation is MSFKAGDILKIEGGFVLVATSEAVGYCVWPMIKPAAKEWRHTSSRNVSDNGDPFILEAGDLVLKKSWEIPLGINLNCRLIIEEEDIKGKVGEINWQCLEKLWRSDFSRRAEQYYNLFHTPQPFERGKTPVACSGKVYDEKEIINLIDASLDFWLTTGRYASIFEEKLANFLGVHHCLLTNSGSSANLLAVSTLTSPKLGDRQLKSGDEVITVAAGFPTTVTPIVQNSLVPVFVDVDLETYNVDAEQLEAAVSSKTRAIILAHTLGNPFNLDAVTEIARKHHLWLIEDNCDALGSTYKGRYTGTFGDLSTLSFYPAHHITTGEGGAVLTSTPQLKRVVESFRDWGRDCWCPPGKDNTCGRRFACQLGELPSGYDHKYTYSHFGYNLKITDMQAAVGVAQLAKLADFAGIRRKNFQQLYTGLQNYEDVLILPKATENTDPCWFGFPLTVRAGAPFTRQQLVQHLENNHIRTRLLFAGNILKQPAFQGVHYRMAGELKNTDLIMERTFWIGVYPGLGQKEINYVLDTFDRFIRMK